GTCAATGTTGCTATTACTTTACAGCTTCTTCGGAATATAGTCATGCATGACTTTTGCTGATATCTATGCAATCCCTCTTTTGATAACCTGTCGTAGCAGTGTCATACAACTTCTCTGAATGTAAATCCTCGGACATCGGTCAAGGAATACTTTCGAAGGAGCTCCTTTTCAACTCCTATGATGTTATTGCCCTCTTGTATGCAAAGTAGATCTACGGTAGAACTTTGACATTTGGTAGTTAGCAGTTGTtgtcgaagggatatgatgcaacATTAAAAGGCTGTTAGGACCTCTGCCATCTTATTTTTGTTTGCAGTAAAGGAGGTCTACATCACTGTCGATGTGTAAATTCCTGTAACGTGTAAAATTTCTAGTTTTAACATAAATAGCCCGTGCTAAGCACTTAACAAACCTCgtgctaagcacttcgtccagttctttcgttctttccttaGACGTCCTCTATGGAGTAATTAACTAGTAAAACTTTAAACGATAAACATCAAGCTAGGGTATATATAGGAAGCACTAAAGACTTCAAAAAACGATGTAGAATACATGTAAATTCCTTTAATaagttaaaacataaaaattctaCGGTGTTAACCAGGTGCATACACAACTCAAATTACACAACATTAATTATACATTGTTTTAGTCAATCATGGATGAGGCCCCACCATATAATACGATTACTAGCAGATGTCGATTGTGTATAAAAGAATCATACATTATCCTTCGCATGTTTAATTCCACAGTTTTAAATAAGTTTTCTGGCGCTATTCATTCCTGAAACCTTAGACACTATTCAACTTTCATGAGACAATTTAAATTCGACTTGGCAATATTTTCTGTTGCACAATATATcgccaatacaaatataaattttaagaaagtCAATAGGCAATCTAATTTTTCTCCTATCAGCCCTCATAAAAACTTCCATAATTTACATAGCTTTATCCGATCTTCTATAAGGCATCAAATTATCTTATACCTGGTAAGGGACTAAATCCATATCTAGCATAAACACTATTTTTCCCTGATGTACTCCTGAAACGATCGTTGAAACACCTTATTTTCCCCTAACATGTTACCCAAAACTCTGTTTAATGCCTATTACTTTCTCcctattatattttgaatttttaaaaaacgtcttttttctatatttcattatttttatcaacatcctattattataatgtttaaatatctatatatctatatgtccatgtatattttttgtattaatatttttatatttctatatttttatataggacAGTTCTTGTTTTATCTTAATTAaacccgtatatgtatgtattaatcgtAGTCTGATTTGAACCTTTTCTGTTGTATCTATTTTACCTGTCTAGCGCTTCAGGTTTGACTTGAGCACTTCTACGCTATATTTTTCGAAagacaattataattatatatatatatgttcccatCATGATTGAGATGTTAGAGATATGAGTAAAAGGTTAGTGCTTGGCAAATTTAGAAAGCCACCCATGGTGCTGAGTCCtcttgccagacatagggtcttccagcagccaccctcgtCACctaaggcagcactacctcctccaggcacttgatgtagcctccgtgttgagtttgaggccgtgtaagaagatgaatagaggcataacgtcgtcatgactagtgatcactccaaacaccatgatgttgactggatgtttgctttttattactctcggtacatgttttggagacACGGCATgtcaacagttgttctgtgttcaccatctgttcatattggagcttccggcgtgaatgccaagcagtatagcatgtcgtttccaaatttctggcagagtgaattgtgtcatggtgctggttTTCTCACAGACCGTGCCCAACTGACTACTGTGTTGtcaacaatatcaaaaacaaacaatacgcatgcgcgaaattgaaaatataaaatggtgacaatttaaccatcccaccctgtatatattcccaaaataaaaaaaacaaagatgaggAGAAAGAACAAATAGGTTGTATTAAGCTGGCGATCATGAGAAATAGAAGTCTTTAACGAAACGTTCCACAGAAAGGATagatgaggagaaagaaaagatgggGAGAAATAACGTGTCTGGGTTGAACGGTCAAGGCATGCTGAAGTGACCAGAAGAGGAAGAAGTTGGATGACAAGTGTGACGACAGTTGTGTAGGTAGAGAAGGAGAGATTTATGATTAAGCATGTTGATGGAATGAGagacagaaagtaaagaaggaaagacaagttaatatatatatatatatatatgtgtgtgtgtgtgtgtgtgtgtgtgtgtgtgtgtgtgtgtgtgtataaagagaggagaggagagagaggagaaaaatagctatgtgtgtgtgtcagtgtgtgtgtgtgtttttgtatgttggctatgtatatatttatatgtttttgatTCTTGTCTTATTCTCCCCTACAGCTGGCTTTATAGCATTTATGCTTATTTCTTATGGATTTTCTCATAAGAAATCTGTCGAAAAATCCATACGCTGTTTCAACCTAACAAATGAAAGTTGTCTACGGTGTTTGCCTCAAAGTGCCCGTCATATTGTtccagaaaagaaaacattatgcCTTAATCTTGCAGGACGTCTAGGAAATAATCTCTTCCAGATCGCCTCGGTTTTCGGTATTGCTAGAGCAAAAGATATGCATTTCACTTTAAAATACAGTCCACAACTGAATCATTTGAAAGAAATCTTCAAGATAGAATCTTTGCTGGTGAATATATCATGTCCAAAATATCTTATTTCAGATGTGAAACATTGTAGCTTCAATAATGTCATTTTGAGATACCCGAACGATAGAGATTATTTGATGTTTGGTTATTTCCAATCTTGGTTATATTTTTTCTCCGTTGAACCAGAAATTCGAACTATGTTTACTTTTCAATCAAAAATACGCGATGAAGCACAAAATATTCTGAGGAATATAACCCAGTTTCATCGCCAAAGATATTCACTAACAAATAACAACTCCATGACATACATTGGTATTCATATTCGAAGAGGCGATTTCTTGAGAGAAAAAAACGTAAAATTTGGATACAAAACTGCACCAGCTCTATATTTTGAAAACGCTATGGCATATTATCGGAAGCAGttcacaaattatatatttatcgtCTGCACAGACGATATTGAATGGAGCACAAAAAATCTTGGGCACAAATCTACTTATTATGTGCACGAAGCATTTTATATTGACTTCGCTGTATTATCAATGTGTAATCATAGCATTATTTCTGTGGGAAGCTTTGGCTGGTGGTCAGCTTGGCTGGCTAATGGTCAAACAGTCTATTATCCACATCCATTCGAGAAAAATACCCGCCTCGAAACTAAATTCAGTTCTCATACACGTGACTATTTCCCTTTAGATTGGATTCCTATTGACATTTAAAATTAAACGATTaaacatattgttattgttgctattgctattatttattattattattattattattattattattattattattattattattattattattattatcatcatcatcatcatcatcatcatcattattaNNNNNNNNNNNNNNNNNNNNNNNNNNNNNNNNNNNNNNNNNNNNNNNNNNNNNNNNNNNNNNNNNNNNNNNNNNNNNNNNNNNNNNNNNNNNNNNNNNNNNNNNNNNNNNNNNNNNNNNNNNNNNNNNNNNNNNNNNNNNNNNNNNNNNNNNNNNNNNNNNNNNNNNNNNNNNNNNNNNNNNNNNNNNNNNNNNNNNNNNNNNNNNNNNNNNNNNNNNNNNNNNNNNNNNNNNNNNNNNNNNNNNNNNNNNNNNNNNNNNNNNNNNNNNNNNNNNNNNNNNNNNNNNNNNNNNNNNNNNNNNNNNNNNNNNNNNNNNNNNNNNNNNNNNNNNNNNNNNNNNNNNNNNNNNNNNNNNNNNNNNNNNNNNNNNNNNNNNNNNNNNNNNNNNNNNNNNNNNNNNNNNNNNNNNNNNNNNNNNNNNNNNNNNNNNNNNNNNNNNNNNNNNNNNNNNNNNNNNNNNNNNNNNNNNNNNNNNNNNNNNNNNNNNNNNNNNNNNNNNNNNNNNNNNNNNNNNNNNNNNNNNNNNNNNNNNNNNNNNNNNNNNNNNNNNNNNNNNNNNNNNNNNNNNNNNNNNNNNNNNNNNNNNNNNNNNNNNNNNNNNNNNNNNNNNNNNNNNNNNNNNNNNNNNNNNNNNNNNNNNNNNNNNNNNNNNNNNNNNNNNNNNNNNNNNNNNNNNNNNNNNNNNNNNNNNNNNNNNNNNNNNNNNNNNNNNNNNNNNNNNNNNNNNNNNNNNNNNNNNNNNNNNNNNNNNNNNNNNNNNNNNNNNNNNNNNNNNNNNNNNNNNNNNNNNNNNNNNNNNNNNNNNNNNNNNNNNNNNNNNNNNNNNNNNNNNNNNNNNNNNNNNNNNNNNNNNNNNNNNNNNNNNNNNNNNNNNNNNNNNNNNNNNNNNNNNNNNNNNNNNNNNNNNNNNNNNNNNNNNNNNNNNNNNNNNNNNNNNNNNNNNNNNNNNNNNNNNNNNNNNNNNNNNNNNNNNNNNNNNNNNNNNNNNNNNNNNNNNNNNNNNNNNNNNNNNNNNNNNNNNNNNNNNNNNNNNNNNNNNNNNNNNNNNNNNtaaattaatcaaattctaccacctcctagatttcgattatctcccctataccggaagaaatccctaattacctccccctatctagaactcttctttctcagactggaacgaacacgacacaatgaagtagagaaatttgaaaagacaacacgaaaccggttatttctcaaaatacaatgtttatataccaaaaagattttataacatttttctaacatttttcttacatttttctgacataatttaaatatatactttaatcatgtaacacaagccttctgtagttttttcactcttatcttttatacatccaaccacgtgctttcacataccaactttctcatatatataagtatttaaaaaCACTTTGACTCACCTTCATATGACTTTAAAATTTCGTGGGTGCGTAAAAGACGTCTATCGCATCCGACATTTGAACATCTGATGACACAGACGTTTTCTTACAAAACTTTGAGTCACATGAGTTAAATAGTTATTTCGTACATGCAACTCAAATGAAACGTGTTGAgtgttactttctttcatttgtttactcattcatgtatgcatacatgcgcacgtGCAACCATGAGGTcccgggttcgatcccactgtgtagcatatTGAGCGATTTTGAGTCGACCCATATTTTGTAGGATAGACGTAAACTATATAGAAACCTGTAATTCACGACGTAAAACCCTGCCATATTGACTCTGCCTAAGAAACACGTCAAAATTACGCCATGTACCATAATTCAAGGATCAGTTCAGTCGAATAACTGAATACTCGATCAAAACTGATCGAGAACCAGCCATATACCTTACAataaaaatttttgatttattaaaagtTTTTAATATTATCTCTACATCTACAGGACGGATCATAATTGTTCGCGACTGAGAGAACGAACTAAGCTCAAAATTCAAGTATTCTCCGAAACTGGCATGCCTTCAAGGAAAGGCAGGTTTATTGCCTGGAGATAGTAGAACTGTCGTAGACACATGTTTCTGGCTCAATAGCTTTCTTCAGAATGGGAATCATCCGAGCTAATCTCCAGTAAACAAAGGACTTAGACTTATCAAAACAGAGTAGAAAACAGTAACAGTCTTGGTAAATTGCATAATTTGTAAAATCATTGAGtcaaaggaaataaattaaaGTGACAAGTGGCATGTGCCTGAAAAGCTTAGACGAATAGCAGTAAGTTAAATACTTTGCAACAATAAGCCTGTCcctttccttaatggcatgtaaATTTTAGAGAAAATTAACTTTTCAGATTATCTCTCCTTTTGAATTGAATCTGGTCATAATTATCATTTAGTAACTTTGATACATCTTCCAgagaataattttaataaatcaagaatttttatTGTAAGGTATTTCATGTACTAGTATTTGTCTAGGTTATCCAGGTGCATGACACTACCCTCTTCGATTTATTTCTCTTGGCTcattttcgttatatatatataNNNNNNNNNNNNNNNNNNNNNNNNNNNNNNNNNNNNNNNNNNNNNNNNNNNNNNNNNNNNNNNNNNNNNNNNNNNNNNNNNNNNNNNNNNNNNNNNNNNNNNNNNNNNNNNNNNNNNNNNNNNNNNNNNNNNNNNNNNNNNNNNNNNNNNNNNNNNNNNNNNNNNNNNNNNNNNNNNNNNNNNNNNNNNNNNNNNNNNNNNNNNNNNNNNNNNNNNNNNNNNNNNNNNNNNNNNNNNNNNNNNNNNNNNNNNNNNNNNNNNNNNNNNNNNNNNNNNNNNNNNNNNNNNNNNNNNNNNNNNNNNNNNNNNNNNNNNNNNNNNNNNNNNNNNNNNNNNNNNNNNNNNNNNNNNNNNNNNNNNNNNNNNNNNNNNNNNNNNNNNNNNNNNNNNNNNNNNNNNNNNNNNNNNNNNNNNNNNNNNNNNNNNNNNNNNNNNNNNNNNNNNNNNNNNNNNNNNNNNNNNNNNNNNNNNNNNNNNNNNNNNNNNNNNNNNNNNNNNNNNNNNNNNNNNNNNNNNNNNNNNNNNNNNNNNNNNNNNNNNNNNNNNNNNNNNNNNNNNNNNNNNNNNNNNNNNNNNNNNNNNNNNNNNNNNNNNNNNNNNNNNNNNNNNNNNNNNNNNNNNNNNNNNNNNNNNNNNNNNNNNNNNNNNNNNNNNNNNNNNNNNNNNNNNNNNNNNNNNNNNNNNNNNNNNNNNNNNNNNNNNNNNNNNNNNNNNNNNNNNNNNNNNNNNNNNNNNNNNNNNNNNNNNNNNNNNNNNNNNNNNNNNNNNNNNNNNNNNNNNNNNNNNNNNNNNNNNNNNNNNNNNNNNNNNNNNNNNNNNNNNNNNNNNNNNNNNNNNNNNNNNNNNNNNNNNNNNNNNNNNNNNNNNNNNNNNNNNNNNNNNNNNNNNNNNNNNNNNNNNNNNNNNNNNNNNNNNNNNNNNNNNNNNNNNNNNNNNNNNNNNNNNNNNNNNNNNNNNNNNNNNNNNNNNNNNNNNNNNNNNNNNNNNNNNNNNNNNNNNNNNNNNNNNNNNNNNNNNNNNNNNNNNNNNNNNNNNNNNNNNNNNNNNNNNNNNNNNNNNNNNNNNNNNNNNNNNNNNNNNNNNNNNNNNNNNNNNNNNNNNNNNNNNNNNNNNNNNNNNNNNNNNNNNNNNNNNNNNNNNNNNNNNNNNNNNNNNNNNNNNNNNNNNNNNNNNNNNNNNNNNNNNNNNNNNNNNNNNNNNNNNNNNNNNNNNNNNNNNNNNNNNNNNNNNNNNNNNNNNNNNNNNNNNNNNNNNNNNNNNNNNNNNNNNNNNNNNNNNNNNNNNNNNNNNNNNNNNNNNNNNNNNNNNNNNNNNNNNNNNNNNNNNNNNNNNNNNNNNNNNNNNNNNNNNNNNNNNNNNNNNNNNNNNNNNNNNNNNNNNNNNNNNNNNNNNNNNNNNNNNNNNNNNNNNNNNNNNNNNNNNNNNNNNNNNNNNNNNNNNNNNNNNNNNNNNNNNNNNNNNNNNNNNNNNNNNNNNNNNNNNNNNNNNNNNNNNNNNNNNNNNNNNNNNNNNNNNNNNNNNNNNNNNNNNNNNNNNNNNNNNNNNNNNNNNNNNNNNNNNNNNNNNNNNNNNNNNNNNNNNNNNNNNNNNNNNNNNNNNNNNNNNNNNNNNNNNNNNNNNNNNNNNNNNNNNNNNNNNNNNNNNNNNNNNNNNNNNNNNNNNNNNNNNNNNNNNNNNNNNNNNNNNNNNNNNNNNNNNNNNNNNNNNNNNNNNNNNNNNNNNNNNNNNNNNNNNNNNNNNNNNNNNNNNNNNNNNNNNNNNNNNNNNNNNNNNNNNNNNNNNNNNNNNNNNNNNNNNNNNNNNNNNNNNNNNNNNNNNNNNNNNNNNNNNNNNNNNNNNNNNNNNNNNNNNNNNNNNNNNNNNNNNNNNNNNNNNNNNNNNNNNNNNNNNNNNNNNNNNNNNNNNNNNNNNNNNNNNNNNNNNNNNNNNNNNNNNNNNNNNNNNNNNNNNNNNNNNNNNNNNNNNNNNNNNNNNNNNNNNNNNNNNNNNNNNNNNNNNNNNNNNNNNNNNNNNNNNNNNNNNNNNNNNNNNNNNNNNNNNNNNNNNNNNNNNNNNNNNNNNNNNNNNNNNNNNNNNNNNNNNNNNNNNNNNNNNNNNNNNNNNNNNNNNNNNNNNNNNNNNNNNNNNNNNNNNNNNNNNNNNNNNNNNNNNNNNNNNNNNNNNNNNNNNNNNNNNNNNNNNNNNNNNNNNNNNNNNNNNNNNNNNNNNNNNNNNNNNNNNNNNNNNNNNNNNNNNNNNNNNNNNNNNNNNNNNNNNNNNNNNNNNNNNNNNNNNNNNNNNNNNNNNNNNNNNNNNNNNNNNNNNNNNNNNNNNNNNNNNNNNNNNNNNNNNNNNNNNNNNNNNNNNNNNNNNNNNNNNNNNNNNNNNNNNNNNNNNNNNNNNNNNNNNNNNNNNNNNNNNNNNNNNNNNNNNNNNNNNNNNNNNNNNNNNNNNNNNNNNNNNNNNNNNNNNNNNNNNNNNNNNNNNNNNNNNNNNNNNNNNNNNNNNNNNNNNNNNNNNNNNNNNNNNNNNNNNNNNNNNNNNNNNNNNNNNNNNNNNNNNNNNNNNNNNNNNNNNNNNNNNNNNNNNNNNNNNNNNNNNNNNNNNNNNNNNNNNNNNNNNNNNNNNNNNNNNNNNNNNNNNNNNNNNNNNNNNNNNNNNNNNNNNNNNNNNNNNNNNNNNNNNNNNNNNNNNNNNNNNNNNNNNNNNNNNNNNNNNNNNNNNNNNNNNNNNNNNNNNNNNNNNNNNNN
The genomic region above belongs to Octopus bimaculoides isolate UCB-OBI-ISO-001 chromosome 2, ASM119413v2, whole genome shotgun sequence and contains:
- the LOC106869239 gene encoding galactoside 2-alpha-L-fucosyltransferase SEC1 isoform X1, yielding MRKYSCCFKKLSKLIPAGFIAFMLISYGFSHKKSVEKSIRCFNLTNESCLRCLPQSARHIVPEKKTLCLNLAGRLGNNLFQIASVFGIARAKDMHFTLKYSPQLNHLKEIFKIESLLVNISCPKYLISDVKHCSFNNVILRYPNDRDYLMFGYFQSWLYFFSVEPEIRTMFTFQSKIRDEAQNILRNITQFHRQRYSLTNNNSMTYIGIHIRRGDFLREKNVKFGYKTAPALYFENAMAYYRKQFTNYIFIVCTDDIEWSTKNLGHKSTYYVHEAFYIDFAVLSMCNHSIISVGSFGWWSAWLANGQTVYYPHPFEKNTRLETKFSSHTRDYFPLDWIPIDI
- the LOC106869239 gene encoding galactoside 2-alpha-L-fucosyltransferase SEC1 isoform X2 produces the protein MPCFKRPQNFWNAPPGFIAFMLISYGFSHKKSVEKSIRCFNLTNESCLRCLPQSARHIVPEKKTLCLNLAGRLGNNLFQIASVFGIARAKDMHFTLKYSPQLNHLKEIFKIESLLVNISCPKYLISDVKHCSFNNVILRYPNDRDYLMFGYFQSWLYFFSVEPEIRTMFTFQSKIRDEAQNILRNITQFHRQRYSLTNNNSMTYIGIHIRRGDFLREKNVKFGYKTAPALYFENAMAYYRKQFTNYIFIVCTDDIEWSTKNLGHKSTYYVHEAFYIDFAVLSMCNHSIISVGSFGWWSAWLANGQTVYYPHPFEKNTRLETKFSSHTRDYFPLDWIPIDI